The proteins below are encoded in one region of Clostridium estertheticum:
- a CDS encoding NAD(P)/FAD-dependent oxidoreductase, with protein sequence MSERYDIAIIGTGPAGLEAAINAKIRNKNIIIFGNKDLSPKLTKAAKVNNYLGLYNVTGIELKSKFADHIAAMGVDIVNEKINNVYAMGDYFALMVNEKIYEAKAIILATGIEYTKPLIGEEEFLGKGVGYCATCDAPLYKGKTVVIVGYNKESVEEANYVSELSGKTYYIPMYKGKYNLNENIEIINNKPLKIVGDDVVTKMILDQGEIATDGIFMLRDSVSPGQLVPGIEIENGHIKVDRDMKTNIEGCYAAGDCTGTPYQYMKSAGEGLVAALSAVSYVDKLHANK encoded by the coding sequence ATGAGTGAGAGATATGATATAGCTATAATTGGAACAGGCCCAGCAGGACTAGAAGCAGCAATTAATGCTAAAATCAGAAATAAAAATATAATAATATTTGGGAATAAAGATCTGAGTCCTAAATTAACAAAAGCGGCAAAGGTAAATAATTATTTAGGCCTTTATAACGTTACAGGAATTGAACTTAAAAGCAAATTTGCAGATCATATCGCGGCTATGGGTGTAGATATTGTAAATGAAAAAATAAACAATGTTTATGCTATGGGAGATTATTTTGCTCTGATGGTAAATGAAAAGATATATGAGGCTAAAGCTATAATACTAGCTACAGGTATAGAATATACCAAGCCATTAATAGGAGAAGAAGAATTCTTAGGAAAAGGAGTAGGGTATTGTGCTACTTGTGATGCTCCATTATATAAGGGGAAAACAGTTGTTATAGTTGGTTATAATAAAGAAAGCGTTGAAGAAGCTAATTATGTAAGTGAGTTAAGTGGAAAAACATATTATATACCAATGTATAAAGGCAAATATAATTTAAATGAAAACATAGAAATTATAAATAACAAGCCTTTAAAAATAGTTGGAGATGATGTGGTTACTAAGATGATTTTAGATCAAGGTGAAATAGCTACAGATGGTATTTTCATGTTAAGAGACAGCGTATCTCCGGGTCAATTAGTACCAGGTATCGAGATAGAGAATGGTCATATAAAGGTCGATAGAGATATGAAAACGAATATAGAAGGATGTTATGCAGCAGGAGATTGTACTGGCACACCATATCAGTATATGAAATCTGCAGGGGAAGGTTTAGTAGCAGCATTATCTGCAGTTTCTTATGTGGATAAGTTACATGCAAATAAATAG
- a CDS encoding cell wall hydrolase: MKKLTFLSCMLLTLFLAFPSLSVSGEHLYSFGSASKDLYNEQVEAVEVFNKSNSSICITDNDIYLMSQVVYAESCGEPDSGKLAVASVILNRASDIHFPKSISGVINQKNAFSCVENGKVYHNGKSNVIPDSACYTAVLDALKGKDPTYDAVFYYNPEIATSGWMKSINKTNIKTIGNHVFFVVK; this comes from the coding sequence ATGAAAAAGCTTACTTTTTTATCATGTATGCTGCTAACATTGTTTTTAGCATTTCCAAGTTTAAGCGTAAGTGGTGAACATTTGTATTCATTTGGATCAGCGAGTAAAGATTTATATAATGAACAAGTAGAGGCAGTAGAAGTATTTAATAAGTCAAATAGCTCAATTTGTATTACCGATAATGATATTTATTTAATGTCTCAAGTTGTATATGCTGAGAGTTGTGGCGAACCTGATAGTGGCAAACTTGCAGTAGCATCAGTTATATTAAATCGTGCTAGCGATATCCATTTTCCAAAATCTATTTCCGGTGTTATTAATCAAAAAAATGCTTTCTCTTGTGTTGAAAATGGAAAGGTATATCACAATGGCAAATCAAATGTTATCCCTGATTCAGCCTGTTACACTGCAGTACTCGATGCATTAAAGGGTAAAGATCCTACTTATGATGCTGTTTTCTATTATAATCCTGAAATAGCTACTTCAGGGTGGATGAAAAGTATAAACAAAACGAATATAAAGACTATAGGAAATCACGTTTTTTTTGTAGTTAAATAA